In one window of Chryseobacterium phocaeense DNA:
- a CDS encoding response regulator produces the protein MNKEYLNVITADDDEGNIIFFKNIFKDLKIGVKSRFFSSGDSLMDYLQTGEAIIPELIFIKYTISGKNSRECLEEIKMNPRFSNIVIAMYVDQIPENEIEEIFVNGANIFMKKPESYEGLKKSLTEIISINWQYHTSGLNKDTFIMKI, from the coding sequence ATGAATAAAGAATATTTGAATGTAATAACAGCAGACGATGACGAGGGCAATATCATATTCTTTAAAAATATTTTCAAAGATTTAAAGATTGGAGTAAAGTCTCGGTTCTTTTCAAGCGGAGACAGTCTTATGGATTATCTGCAAACCGGTGAAGCCATTATACCGGAATTGATTTTCATTAAGTATACTATTTCCGGAAAAAACAGCAGGGAATGCCTTGAAGAAATTAAAATGAATCCCAGATTCAGCAACATTGTTATTGCCATGTATGTGGACCAGATTCCGGAAAATGAAATTGAAGAAATCTTCGTGAACGGAGCTAATATTTTTATGAAAAAACCTGAAAGCTATGAAGGCCTGAAAAAGTCTCTTACAGAAATTATCAGTATCAACTGGCAGTATCATACATCCGGACTCAATAAGGATACTTTTATTATGAAGATATGA
- a CDS encoding 5'-nucleotidase C-terminal domain-containing protein, with protein MKNKFLLLGIALVTLTACKTASTLQLAEVQIRKNISINNELKNDEEFVKVIEPYKQKLEKEMNQKISHTSIDLTKEGTNSNLGNLLADYTFDGADVWAKKNLNKNVDAALINIGGIRTTIGKGDILLKNIYEVMPFQNQVVIVKMKGSDLQGLFDYYAKTQMNNPVSHLYIETQNGQFTKALINGKPVNPSQDYYIATSDYLALGGDNMKFFSKGESINTGLGLRELFLEYFRKTSEVVPATDIRLNFIGKK; from the coding sequence ATGAAAAATAAATTCTTGTTACTAGGAATTGCTCTGGTCACGCTTACCGCCTGCAAAACAGCATCTACGCTGCAGCTGGCTGAAGTACAGATCCGGAAAAATATTTCTATTAATAATGAGCTGAAAAATGATGAGGAGTTTGTAAAAGTTATAGAACCCTATAAACAGAAACTGGAAAAGGAGATGAACCAGAAAATTTCCCACACCAGTATAGATCTTACCAAGGAAGGAACTAACAGCAATCTGGGTAATCTTTTGGCCGACTACACCTTTGACGGTGCCGATGTATGGGCAAAAAAGAACCTTAATAAAAATGTAGACGCAGCCCTGATCAACATCGGGGGAATCCGTACTACGATTGGTAAAGGTGATATTCTGCTGAAAAACATTTATGAAGTGATGCCTTTCCAAAATCAGGTGGTCATCGTAAAAATGAAAGGCTCAGACCTTCAGGGACTTTTTGATTATTATGCAAAAACACAGATGAACAACCCGGTGTCTCACTTATACATCGAAACCCAAAATGGACAGTTTACAAAAGCCCTGATCAACGGAAAACCTGTAAATCCGTCCCAGGATTATTATATTGCCACCTCAGATTATCTGGCGCTGGGAGGAGATAATATGAAATTCTTTTCCAAGGGAGAATCAATTAATACAGGGTTGGGGCTCAGAGAGCTTTTTCTGGAATATTTCAGGAAAACTTCGGAAGTGGTTCCCGCTACGGATATTCGTTTAAATTTTATCGGTAAGAAATAA
- a CDS encoding helix-turn-helix domain-containing protein translates to MKMYVKFDFNALCMKVLDEKLKEHGLKYRLLNFGEVEFFEPITQDQHNLFKKDLEDYGIEIIESQKTALVQKIKDTIVELVFSENAVPVKASIYIAEKLNHSYGYLSNLFSEVAYTSIENFIILQKIEYAKELILNNKLSLTEIGHKLNYSSVAHLSTQFKNTTGITPSQFQKIVNKRRKLQSVAVNSKMIYE, encoded by the coding sequence ATGAAAATGTATGTAAAATTTGATTTCAACGCCCTCTGCATGAAGGTGTTGGATGAAAAACTGAAAGAACACGGGCTGAAATACCGCCTGTTGAACTTTGGCGAAGTGGAATTCTTTGAACCCATTACGCAGGATCAGCATAATCTTTTTAAGAAGGATCTTGAAGATTATGGAATAGAGATTATCGAAAGCCAGAAGACCGCTTTGGTACAGAAAATAAAGGACACTATTGTAGAGTTGGTATTTTCTGAAAATGCAGTTCCCGTTAAAGCCTCTATTTATATTGCCGAAAAACTGAATCACAGTTATGGGTATCTTTCCAACCTTTTTTCTGAGGTTGCTTATACCTCAATAGAGAATTTTATTATCCTTCAAAAAATTGAGTACGCCAAAGAACTGATTCTGAATAATAAACTCAGCCTTACGGAAATTGGGCATAAGCTGAATTATTCCAGCGTAGCACATTTGAGTACACAATTCAAGAATACAACCGGAATCACTCCTTCGCAGTTTCAGAAGATTGTTAACAAAAGGAGAAAACTACAAAGCGTAGCTGTAAATTCTAAAATGATATATGAATAA
- a CDS encoding GNAT family N-acetyltransferase, with protein MKLIEATEKDIPLIQDLARRSWENAYAEILSREQMEYMLSEMYSEAEIGNHIQHPDYHYYLIRDESNGSFEGFIGYQHHYEEGTTKLHRIYLVPESKGKGLGKAALEFLNKKVSENGDHRVVLNVNKHNAARNFYESQGYRVYDEGVFDIGRGFVMDDYLMEFLIHN; from the coding sequence ATGAAATTAATAGAAGCAACAGAAAAAGACATTCCTCTTATCCAGGATTTGGCGAGAAGATCCTGGGAAAATGCCTATGCAGAAATTCTTTCCAGGGAACAGATGGAATATATGCTTTCGGAAATGTATTCGGAAGCTGAAATCGGAAATCATATTCAGCATCCGGATTATCATTATTATTTAATCCGGGATGAAAGTAACGGCTCGTTTGAAGGGTTTATAGGCTATCAGCATCATTATGAAGAAGGGACAACAAAGCTTCACCGCATTTATCTTGTCCCTGAAAGTAAGGGGAAAGGACTCGGAAAAGCAGCGCTGGAATTCCTCAATAAAAAGGTTTCTGAAAACGGAGATCACAGAGTTGTGCTGAATGTGAATAAACATAATGCTGCACGGAACTTCTATGAATCGCAGGGATACAGAGTGTATGATGAAGGGGTGTTTGATATTGGAAGAGGTTTTGTCATGGATGACTACCTTATGGAATTCTTAATTCACAATTAA
- the porZ gene encoding type IX secretion system anionic LPS delivery protein PorZ, with protein sequence MKKLSLLSLGILASLQFVNAQVISSKKWTDHFSYNNVLAMKEDNGKIIAATENGIFYYTISSGEVTKLSKANGLHDVNISAFDYNPQTKVAVIGYANGSLDIITPQEIKYVVDIPIATGYNGSKSINHISITGDQAVVSVGYGVSIFNLKKLEFGDSAFFMTGGGVYEASNEAAIFGNKVYSVTNTGLKSHELNITFPVFSTWTTEIPGSFKHIDAEGTSLIYSSATAAFIYNGGTPTPLPAAFGAIKDIVISSDNIVVTDSRIYTFGLNGTSLSSVSLGEDCNTAIIATGKVYGGTILSGIKDESSNTYKPSGPYTNSSYKINLYDNNQMLVSSGARINRFNQGATNPKKPGFYYFTGSEWIAPSYFIGNTGAVNVLDAILNPADNSEVLFTNYTGSTNEGVYKMKYNSTSKDFDFVKYYSGPFRPVGFATDSQNNIFVSVGFDEGTKPAIWIYDRASDSFTLKKIGLTSAGAQKPVVHENMLWVPLPRTNHFMVYDYKNAANLSDDTDYILDDSNGFAGNSKGTLSVAFDKSGDAWIGTDSGLRILPNAATEIKAPDPKVEPIVIEQGGLGEELFRDGQILQVEVDAGNYKWISVDGGGVYYLSADGQQTIKHFTKENSPLPTNSVTDIKVDRKTGKVYFVTYNGIVAYQGDVGDVNANFGQVVVYPNPVVYSNFKGKVTIKGLAEKTNIRITDSAGNVIHSAVARGGYYEWDLNNQKGTRVASGIYFVLMTNEDGSDKATAKIGVVN encoded by the coding sequence ATGAAAAAACTCTCGTTACTCTCTCTCGGTATTTTAGCCTCCCTGCAATTCGTAAATGCGCAGGTCATTTCATCCAAAAAATGGACGGATCATTTTTCCTACAACAATGTCTTGGCAATGAAGGAAGACAATGGAAAAATAATTGCCGCGACAGAAAACGGGATATTCTATTATACCATCTCCAGCGGAGAGGTGACCAAGCTCTCAAAAGCGAACGGTCTCCATGATGTGAACATATCCGCCTTCGATTATAATCCGCAGACCAAAGTAGCTGTGATAGGATATGCAAACGGCTCGCTTGACATCATTACACCTCAGGAAATCAAATATGTAGTGGACATCCCTATTGCAACCGGTTATAACGGTAGCAAAAGCATCAACCATATTTCCATTACCGGCGATCAGGCTGTAGTTTCAGTGGGGTATGGAGTCTCTATTTTTAACCTTAAAAAGCTTGAATTCGGGGATTCTGCATTCTTTATGACGGGTGGCGGTGTTTATGAAGCCAGTAATGAAGCGGCCATCTTTGGAAATAAGGTCTATTCCGTAACAAACACCGGCCTGAAAAGCCACGAACTGAATATCACATTTCCTGTATTCTCTACCTGGACCACTGAAATACCGGGATCTTTTAAGCATATAGATGCAGAAGGTACATCCCTTATTTATTCTTCTGCCACAGCAGCATTTATTTATAACGGCGGTACGCCTACCCCGCTTCCTGCAGCTTTTGGAGCTATTAAGGACATCGTTATAAGTTCAGACAATATTGTAGTAACAGACAGCAGGATTTATACGTTCGGCTTAAACGGAACCTCGTTGAGTTCCGTAAGTTTGGGAGAAGACTGCAATACCGCTATAATAGCCACCGGAAAAGTATATGGAGGTACCATATTATCAGGGATTAAGGATGAGAGCAGCAATACTTATAAACCTTCAGGACCTTATACCAATTCTTCCTATAAGATCAATCTGTATGACAACAACCAGATGCTGGTATCATCAGGTGCAAGGATCAACCGTTTTAATCAGGGAGCAACCAACCCTAAAAAACCCGGATTTTATTATTTTACAGGTTCAGAATGGATTGCCCCTTCTTATTTTATAGGAAACACGGGAGCAGTTAACGTACTGGATGCTATTTTAAATCCGGCCGATAACAGTGAGGTGCTCTTCACCAACTATACCGGTAGTACTAATGAAGGCGTTTATAAAATGAAATACAATTCCACGAGCAAGGATTTTGATTTTGTAAAATATTACTCGGGTCCTTTCCGGCCTGTAGGCTTTGCTACTGACAGCCAGAACAACATCTTTGTATCCGTTGGATTTGACGAAGGTACCAAACCTGCCATATGGATCTATGACAGGGCTTCAGACAGTTTTACACTAAAGAAAATAGGGTTAACAAGTGCGGGTGCTCAAAAGCCTGTGGTTCACGAAAACATGCTGTGGGTTCCGCTGCCAAGAACCAATCACTTTATGGTTTACGATTATAAGAATGCCGCCAACCTTTCTGATGATACGGATTATATATTGGATGATTCCAATGGATTCGCGGGAAATTCAAAAGGGACATTATCCGTAGCCTTTGATAAATCCGGAGATGCATGGATAGGAACAGACAGCGGATTAAGAATATTACCCAATGCCGCAACAGAAATTAAAGCACCGGACCCTAAAGTGGAGCCTATTGTTATAGAACAGGGCGGGCTTGGAGAAGAGCTTTTCAGAGACGGCCAGATCCTTCAGGTAGAAGTAGATGCCGGAAATTATAAATGGATTTCTGTAGACGGAGGCGGTGTATATTATCTTTCTGCCGACGGGCAGCAGACCATTAAACATTTCACAAAAGAAAACTCTCCCCTTCCTACCAATTCCGTTACCGATATAAAAGTAGACAGAAAAACCGGAAAGGTTTATTTTGTAACCTATAACGGTATTGTCGCTTATCAGGGAGATGTTGGCGATGTAAATGCCAATTTCGGACAGGTAGTGGTGTACCCTAATCCTGTAGTATACTCCAACTTTAAAGGAAAAGTGACCATTAAAGGCCTGGCAGAAAAAACAAATATCAGAATCACAGATTCTGCAGGGAATGTAATACACTCTGCAGTAGCCAGAGGAGGCTATTATGAGTGGGATTTGAATAATCAGAAGGGCACCAGGGTAGCTTCAGGTATTTATTTTGTATTGATGACCAATGAAGACGGATCAGATAAAGCTACGGCAAAAATAGGGGTAGTCAATTAA
- the dapA gene encoding 4-hydroxy-tetrahydrodipicolinate synthase codes for MSILKGVGVALVTPFNEDLSVDFDSLTKLVDYNIENGTNYLVVLGTTAEAATLSDEEKKQVIEHIIKVNNKRLPLVLGIGGNNTLEVKKQIEEADLSAFEAVLSVSPYYNKPNQEGLYQHYKLLASTGKNIIIYNVPSRTGQNVDADTTIRLAQEFPNLFMIKEAAPNILQYFDILRKKPEGFSLVSGDDEYTLPVTLAGGNGVISVIGQGYPKEFSTMVQLAFEGKVKEAYEIHNKLVDITRLIFAEGNPCGIKVVLAEKGIIKNYLRLPLVPASEGLYAKIKAEMAKI; via the coding sequence ATGAGCATTTTAAAAGGAGTAGGTGTTGCCCTTGTAACACCCTTTAATGAAGATTTATCCGTAGATTTTGACAGCTTAACAAAACTTGTTGACTACAATATCGAGAACGGAACCAATTATTTAGTTGTTTTGGGAACTACAGCAGAGGCTGCAACGCTTTCTGATGAGGAGAAGAAACAGGTGATTGAGCACATCATTAAGGTTAATAATAAACGTCTTCCCCTGGTGTTGGGAATAGGCGGTAATAATACTCTTGAAGTAAAGAAACAGATTGAAGAAGCAGATCTTTCAGCATTCGAAGCTGTACTTTCCGTTTCCCCATATTATAATAAACCTAATCAGGAAGGTCTTTATCAGCATTATAAATTGCTGGCTTCCACCGGTAAAAATATCATTATTTACAATGTACCGTCAAGGACGGGGCAGAATGTGGATGCAGATACTACCATCCGTCTGGCACAGGAGTTTCCCAATTTATTCATGATCAAGGAAGCCGCTCCGAATATTCTTCAGTATTTTGATATTTTAAGAAAAAAGCCTGAAGGATTTTCACTGGTATCAGGAGATGATGAATATACACTTCCGGTAACACTGGCAGGTGGAAATGGTGTAATTTCTGTAATAGGGCAGGGGTATCCGAAAGAATTTTCTACAATGGTTCAGCTGGCTTTTGAAGGAAAAGTGAAGGAAGCTTATGAGATCCACAATAAATTGGTAGACATTACAAGGCTGATCTTTGCAGAAGGAAATCCTTGCGGAATCAAAGTGGTTCTTGCTGAAAAAGGAATCATTAAAAATTATTTAAGACTTCCATTGGTTCCTGCTTCTGAAGGACTTTATGCGAAGATCAAAGCTGAAATGGCGAAAATCTAG
- a CDS encoding bifunctional metallophosphatase/5'-nucleotidase — MDRKSFLKVIGGGSLAAALAPNMMMAEELKFNPFTTATKLTILHTNDQHSRIEPFDASFTKNPNQGGFARRASLIQQIRSQESNVLLLDSGDIFQGTPYFNFFGGELEFKLMSMMKYDASTMGNHDFDNGLEGFLQVLPNAKFPFICSNYDFKNTILDGKTSQYKIFNKNGIKVGIFGVGIKLDGLVGKKQYAETVYSDPVEIAQHYSNFLKNDQKCDLVICLSHIGYDYQDEPDKINDKTLAAKTENIDIILGGHTHTFLPEPQTFTNRQGKNVLVNQVGWAGLLLGRIDFYFDSNKNVKHITWNNQAIDSSITV, encoded by the coding sequence ATGGATAGAAAAAGTTTTTTAAAAGTAATAGGAGGTGGATCTTTAGCAGCAGCTTTAGCTCCCAATATGATGATGGCGGAAGAATTGAAATTCAATCCTTTTACAACCGCAACCAAACTGACCATCCTTCATACCAATGACCAGCACAGCAGGATAGAACCTTTTGATGCAAGTTTTACCAAAAACCCCAATCAGGGGGGCTTTGCCAGAAGGGCAAGTCTGATACAGCAGATCAGAAGTCAGGAAAGCAACGTCCTTCTACTGGATTCCGGCGATATTTTTCAGGGTACCCCGTATTTCAACTTTTTTGGAGGTGAGCTGGAATTCAAGCTGATGTCTATGATGAAATATGACGCTTCCACCATGGGAAATCATGATTTCGACAATGGTCTTGAAGGTTTCCTGCAAGTACTTCCCAATGCAAAATTCCCGTTTATCTGTTCCAATTATGATTTTAAAAACACCATTCTGGACGGAAAAACTTCACAGTATAAAATTTTCAATAAGAACGGAATAAAAGTAGGTATTTTCGGAGTAGGCATTAAGCTGGACGGTCTTGTGGGCAAAAAGCAGTACGCGGAAACCGTATATTCGGATCCTGTAGAAATAGCCCAGCATTATTCCAACTTCCTGAAAAACGATCAGAAATGTGATCTTGTCATCTGCCTTTCCCATATTGGCTATGATTACCAGGATGAACCTGATAAAATAAATGATAAAACTCTGGCTGCCAAAACAGAAAATATTGACATTATTCTGGGAGGCCATACTCATACGTTTTTACCGGAACCGCAGACATTTACCAACAGACAAGGTAAAAACGTGCTGGTCAACCAGGTAGGATGGGCAGGTCTTCTTCTGGGCAGAATAGATTTTTACTTCGACAGCAATAAAAACGTAAAGCATATTACCTGGAACAACCAGGCTATAGACAGCAGTATAACCGTATAA